One Rhizobiales bacterium GAS188 DNA window includes the following coding sequences:
- a CDS encoding transcriptional regulator, IclR family produces MDYTVAAVDRALKLLEVVAENPNIGLTELARLTGATKTLAFRMASTLEAQGYLLKDPTTRSYTLGYKPLYLSERMQHESPLLRVAQPFLDDVSARTRENVSLLVREGHHMVCIAIRQSPQPIRLYAELGRQGPLHVGGGPKLLLAYAPDDVQAAVIEAKLDVFTPETIVEPKRLRALLKRIRDQGYNISHGDLDSGAFSVAAPVHDHAGRVIASISVAGPQARLTKDLEKLYVRMLLDAADEISTRLGWRARPDRLAISA; encoded by the coding sequence ATGGACTACACGGTCGCTGCCGTCGATCGCGCCCTCAAGCTGCTCGAGGTCGTCGCCGAAAACCCCAATATCGGATTGACCGAGCTTGCCCGCCTCACCGGGGCCACCAAGACTCTCGCCTTCCGCATGGCCTCGACGCTCGAGGCGCAGGGCTATCTGCTCAAGGACCCGACGACGCGCAGCTACACGCTCGGCTACAAGCCGCTCTATCTCAGCGAGCGGATGCAGCACGAATCGCCGCTGCTGCGCGTCGCCCAGCCTTTTCTCGACGATGTGTCGGCGCGCACGCGCGAGAATGTCAGCCTCCTGGTGCGCGAGGGCCATCACATGGTGTGCATCGCCATCCGCCAGTCGCCGCAGCCGATCCGCCTTTATGCCGAGCTCGGCCGGCAAGGGCCCTTGCATGTCGGCGGCGGCCCGAAGCTCTTGCTCGCCTACGCGCCCGACGACGTGCAGGCAGCGGTGATCGAGGCCAAGCTCGACGTCTTCACGCCCGAGACCATTGTCGAGCCCAAGCGGCTGCGTGCTTTGCTCAAGCGCATTCGCGACCAGGGCTACAATATCAGCCATGGCGATCTCGATTCCGGCGCCTTCTCGGTGGCAGCGCCCGTGCACGACCATGCCGGACGGGTCATCGCCTCGATCAGCGTAGCGGGCCCGCAAGCGCGCCTGACCAAGGATCTCGAGAAGCTCTATGTGCGCATGCTGCTCGATGCTGCCGACGAGATCTCGACCCGGCTCGGCTGGCGCGCGCGCCCCGATCGGCTTGCGATTAGTGCCTGA
- a CDS encoding glutamate carboxypeptidase, whose protein sequence is MTEARVNAEPFEGHKLLEEIRAWVEIESPTTDAEAVNRMVDKVQADAGAAGAPTCRIPGRDGFGDHLMVSSPWGRDEDGILILSHLDTVHEIGTLAGPLPFRVEDDIAYGPGIYDMKGGALIALAALRHLIGTGRRSKLPIRHLFVSEEEVGSPTSRQYIEREAERARYVLVTEPAREGGKVVTARKGTARFDIRVTGCSAHSGSRHEDGRSAIKELARQILDLEAMTDYASGVTVNVGVIRGGTRANVVAQHASAEIDMRVPNPEIGAKAIARVLAIKPYDKDVVVEVSGGLNRPGYEKSPRISELFEHARGLASEIGFELQDLATGGGSDGNFTAARVPTLDGLGVDGKGGHTHHEQIYISSLVPRATLMLRLMETLG, encoded by the coding sequence ATGACCGAAGCTCGCGTGAATGCCGAGCCCTTCGAGGGCCACAAGCTGCTCGAGGAGATCCGTGCCTGGGTCGAGATCGAGAGCCCGACCACCGACGCCGAGGCGGTGAACCGCATGGTCGACAAGGTGCAGGCGGATGCCGGCGCCGCCGGCGCCCCGACCTGCCGCATACCGGGCCGCGACGGCTTCGGCGACCATCTCATGGTCTCTTCGCCCTGGGGCCGCGACGAGGACGGCATCCTCATCCTCAGCCATCTCGACACGGTGCACGAGATCGGCACGCTGGCCGGCCCCCTGCCATTCCGAGTGGAGGACGACATCGCCTATGGGCCGGGCATCTACGACATGAAGGGCGGGGCCCTGATCGCGCTCGCGGCCTTGCGCCACCTGATCGGCACGGGGCGGCGCAGCAAGCTGCCGATCCGCCATCTCTTCGTCTCGGAGGAAGAAGTCGGCAGCCCGACCTCGCGCCAGTACATCGAACGCGAGGCGGAGCGGGCCCGCTATGTGCTGGTGACGGAGCCGGCGCGCGAAGGCGGCAAGGTGGTCACGGCCCGCAAGGGCACGGCGCGCTTCGACATCCGCGTCACCGGCTGCTCGGCCCATTCCGGCTCCCGCCATGAGGATGGCCGCAGCGCCATCAAGGAGCTCGCCCGCCAGATCCTCGATCTCGAGGCGATGACCGATTATGCCTCGGGCGTCACCGTCAATGTCGGCGTGATCCGGGGCGGCACGCGCGCCAATGTGGTGGCGCAGCACGCCTCGGCCGAGATCGACATGCGCGTGCCGAACCCGGAGATCGGCGCAAAGGCGATCGCGCGCGTGCTCGCCATCAAGCCCTATGACAAGGATGTCGTGGTCGAGGTCAGCGGCGGGCTCAACCGGCCGGGCTATGAGAAATCGCCTCGGATCTCCGAGCTCTTCGAGCATGCGCGCGGCCTCGCCTCGGAGATCGGCTTCGAGCTTCAGGACCTGGCGACAGGCGGCGGCTCGGACGGCAATTTCACCGCCGCGCGCGTGCCGACCCTCGACGGCCTCGGCGTCGACGGCAAGGGCGGCCATACCCATCACGAGCAGATCTACATTTCCTCGCTCGTGCCGCGCGCCACCTTGATGCTGCGCCTGATGGAGACGCTGGGGTGA
- a CDS encoding Phosphoglycerate dehydrogenase: protein MRSAPCLDLLGKFLRSAGMLPSRDDLTICFAHVAYQFGARFAARRTGLKSFEVRKADELERRAAEADVLVISGMWSDALLDKAPKLRFIQAVSSGVDKFSQNLLRARGVRLANAQGVNARAVSEHAMALMLALMRRIPEARDNQAKHVWRGMIGDLTQREDELGGKTLAIIGLGTIGGRLAQLAKAFDMRVVGVRRDIASGPGAADEVHAMADLKSLLPRVDFVALTCPLTKETEGLIDAAVLAAMKPSAYLINVARGRCVDEPALIRALAEGRIAGAGIDVTEEEPLAAASPLWDLPNVLITPHTAGETRRYEDTILDYLIDNLDRLWRGETQLHNQIV from the coding sequence GTGAGGAGCGCCCCCTGCCTTGACCTCCTCGGCAAGTTCCTGCGAAGTGCCGGCATGCTTCCCTCCCGAGACGATCTCACCATCTGCTTTGCCCATGTCGCCTATCAGTTCGGAGCGCGTTTCGCGGCGCGACGCACCGGGCTGAAGAGCTTCGAGGTGCGTAAGGCCGACGAGCTCGAGCGCAGGGCGGCGGAGGCCGATGTGCTGGTCATCTCGGGGATGTGGAGCGACGCGCTTCTCGACAAGGCGCCGAAGCTGCGCTTCATCCAGGCGGTCAGCTCGGGCGTCGACAAATTCTCGCAAAATCTGCTGCGTGCGAGAGGGGTGCGCCTCGCCAATGCGCAAGGCGTGAATGCACGCGCCGTCTCCGAGCATGCCATGGCGCTGATGCTGGCCCTGATGCGCCGGATCCCCGAGGCGCGCGACAATCAGGCGAAGCATGTCTGGCGCGGCATGATCGGCGATCTGACTCAGCGCGAGGACGAGCTCGGCGGCAAGACGCTGGCGATCATCGGGCTCGGCACCATAGGCGGACGCCTGGCGCAGCTCGCCAAGGCCTTCGACATGCGGGTCGTCGGCGTCAGGCGCGACATCGCTTCGGGGCCTGGCGCCGCCGACGAAGTGCATGCCATGGCGGATCTGAAATCGCTGCTGCCGCGCGTCGATTTCGTGGCGCTCACCTGTCCGCTCACCAAGGAAACGGAAGGGCTGATCGACGCGGCGGTGCTCGCCGCGATGAAGCCCTCCGCATATCTCATCAACGTGGCGCGAGGCCGCTGCGTCGACGAGCCAGCCCTGATCCGGGCCCTCGCCGAAGGGCGCATCGCAGGCGCCGGCATCGACGTCACCGAGGAGGAGCCGCTGGCGGCCGCATCACCGCTCTGGGACCTGCCGAACGTCCTGATCACGCCGCACACGGCGGGCGAGACGCGGCGCTACGAGGATACCATCCTCGATTATCTCATCGACAATCTCGACCGGCTCTGGCGCGGCGAGACGCAGCTCCATAACCAGATCGTGTGA
- a CDS encoding Flp pilus assembly protein TadD, contains TPR repeats: protein MGARMPAAFQTDRQDSRAAAELDGERLAAAIREAIAHLDAGQPETALAQIAPLAEIARASDAASYLFGIIHAHAGQKETALAWYEGALALAPDHRDVHLARANLLGELGRHEDAVAAHEGALRAHPEDAELWLNRSDALARLGRNEEALASCEACLALRPAFPEALYRRGVLQDRLGRLPQACASYQEALRLQPAYPEALCNLARILHRLGDAPAALTLTEEALRHRPDFLPALLNQANLLYQLGRLQDAILACKEALLSCPGEPKLLRLLGTMLRDLGQLDEAESAIDAAIARAPDDADAWMSRAIILRDRAKLDQALAAYETALRLRPAFPEALSNCGVLLRELGRVGDSIRHFDLALALKPDYPDARNNRAGSLLLSGRLQQGFEDFEARWQRTGAPQKIVAADCPEWRGETLEGRKLLVLDEQGLGDLIHMARYLPLLVDRGAEVTLICRKSMQALLRSLRTPLGFLDAGDAAQGFDPKAFDYQIAVTSLPRAFGTTLTSIPCEMPYLRAEPDRVARWAQRIGEAGIRIGLCWQGNIGVDGERAIPAEALGALAGQASLRFVSLMRDEPPPSCLPVETLGVDFDAGPGAFLDAAAVIACLDLVVTCDTAIAHLAGALGKPAFLLLKHVPDWRWLLGRQDSPWYPGMRLFRQAQRGEWGPVLAAVRQELQCFAASFRRAPTPTSPLAGEVGA from the coding sequence ATGGGCGCGCGCATGCCGGCAGCATTCCAGACGGACAGGCAGGATTCGCGCGCAGCCGCTGAGTTGGACGGCGAGCGCCTCGCGGCCGCGATCAGAGAGGCGATCGCCCATCTGGACGCTGGACAACCGGAGACGGCGCTGGCGCAGATCGCGCCGCTCGCCGAGATCGCCAGAGCGAGCGATGCGGCCAGTTACCTCTTCGGCATCATCCATGCACATGCCGGGCAGAAGGAAACGGCGCTCGCCTGGTACGAAGGAGCGCTGGCGCTCGCGCCCGATCACCGCGATGTGCATCTCGCGCGGGCGAACCTGCTGGGCGAGCTCGGGCGTCATGAAGATGCGGTCGCCGCCCATGAGGGCGCCTTGCGGGCACATCCTGAGGATGCCGAGCTCTGGCTCAACCGCAGCGACGCGCTGGCGAGGCTCGGCCGGAACGAGGAGGCGCTGGCCTCCTGCGAGGCCTGCCTCGCGCTGCGTCCGGCTTTTCCCGAGGCGCTCTACCGCCGCGGCGTTCTCCAGGACCGGCTCGGCCGCTTGCCGCAGGCCTGCGCCTCGTATCAGGAGGCCTTGCGGTTGCAGCCGGCTTACCCTGAAGCCTTGTGCAATCTCGCCAGGATCTTGCACCGTCTCGGCGATGCGCCGGCCGCCTTGACGCTGACGGAGGAGGCCTTGCGGCACAGGCCGGATTTCCTGCCGGCGTTGCTCAACCAGGCCAATCTCCTCTACCAGCTCGGCCGCCTCCAGGATGCGATCCTCGCCTGCAAGGAGGCCTTGCTCAGCTGCCCGGGCGAGCCGAAATTGCTGCGCCTTCTCGGCACAATGCTGCGCGATCTCGGCCAGCTGGACGAGGCCGAGTCCGCGATCGATGCCGCAATCGCCCGGGCGCCCGATGATGCGGATGCCTGGATGAGCCGCGCCATCATCCTGCGCGATCGCGCGAAGCTCGACCAGGCGCTCGCGGCCTATGAGACGGCCTTGCGGTTGCGCCCGGCTTTTCCCGAAGCCCTGTCGAATTGCGGCGTCTTGCTGCGCGAGCTCGGCCGCGTCGGGGATTCGATCCGCCATTTCGACTTGGCGCTGGCGCTGAAGCCCGATTATCCCGATGCGCGCAACAACCGCGCCGGGAGCCTGCTGCTGAGCGGCAGGCTGCAACAAGGTTTTGAGGATTTCGAGGCGCGCTGGCAACGAACTGGAGCGCCGCAGAAGATCGTCGCGGCCGATTGCCCCGAATGGCGCGGAGAGACGCTCGAAGGGCGCAAGCTCCTGGTGCTCGACGAGCAAGGCCTCGGCGACCTCATCCATATGGCGCGCTACCTGCCCCTGCTCGTCGATCGGGGGGCCGAGGTCACGCTCATCTGCCGCAAGAGCATGCAGGCTCTATTGCGCAGCCTGAGGACGCCCTTGGGCTTCCTCGATGCGGGCGATGCGGCACAAGGTTTCGACCCTAAAGCCTTCGACTATCAGATTGCGGTCACGAGCCTGCCGCGCGCCTTCGGCACCACGCTCACCTCCATCCCTTGCGAGATGCCCTATCTGCGGGCCGAGCCCGATCGCGTCGCGCGATGGGCGCAGAGGATCGGCGAAGCAGGGATCCGGATCGGCCTGTGCTGGCAGGGCAATATCGGCGTCGACGGCGAGCGGGCGATCCCGGCCGAGGCTTTGGGCGCGCTCGCCGGTCAAGCGTCGTTGCGCTTCGTGAGCCTGATGCGCGACGAGCCTCCGCCCTCCTGCCTCCCGGTCGAGACATTGGGCGTCGATTTCGACGCAGGGCCGGGCGCCTTCCTCGATGCCGCCGCCGTGATCGCCTGCCTCGACCTCGTCGTCACTTGCGACACCGCGATCGCGCATCTCGCCGGCGCGCTCGGCAAGCCGGCCTTCCTCCTGTTGAAGCATGTGCCCGATTGGCGCTGGCTGCTGGGGCGACAGGACAGCCCCTGGTATCCCGGCATGCGCCTGTTCCGCCAGGCGCAGCGTGGCGAATGGGGACCGGTGCTTGCTGCGGTGAGGCAGGAGCTGCAGTGCTTTGCGGCTTCGTTTCGTCGAGCGCCGACGCCCACCTCTCCCCTTGCGGGAGAGGTCGGAGCCTGA
- a CDS encoding NitT/TauT family transport system permease protein: MTKNRRLPLAARGTIASLALLVVFLCGWQWGPGLIGIPQFILPPLSMVCEEFLRMWQVNHLVFHFGVTLGEVLVGFALGSLLGAVFGYLLGISPTAEIALSPYILALQIAPKVAFAPLFILWMGFTVYPRILVAILIVFFPVMVNVLTAIRGIDADLINLVRAFKARRAQIFWKIEFPASLPSMFAGLRIGATLAVVGVVVGELVGGNSGIGFLLSFGEGQANTPMVFVAIILLTVIGGFAYLMVVLAERRVLHYLPAPVFGGL, encoded by the coding sequence ATGACCAAGAACCGACGCCTGCCGCTCGCCGCCAGGGGAACGATCGCGAGCCTCGCGCTGCTGGTCGTCTTCCTGTGCGGCTGGCAATGGGGGCCGGGCCTCATCGGCATTCCGCAATTCATCCTGCCGCCTTTGTCGATGGTCTGCGAAGAGTTCCTGCGCATGTGGCAGGTGAACCATCTCGTCTTCCATTTCGGCGTGACCTTGGGCGAAGTCCTGGTCGGCTTCGCGCTCGGCAGCCTGCTCGGCGCGGTGTTCGGTTATCTGCTCGGCATCTCGCCAACCGCCGAGATCGCCTTGTCGCCCTATATCCTCGCCCTGCAGATCGCCCCCAAGGTCGCCTTCGCGCCGCTCTTCATCCTGTGGATGGGCTTCACCGTCTATCCGCGCATCCTGGTCGCCATCCTGATCGTCTTCTTCCCCGTGATGGTGAATGTCCTGACCGCGATCCGCGGCATCGATGCCGATCTGATCAACCTGGTGCGCGCCTTCAAGGCGAGGCGGGCCCAGATCTTCTGGAAGATCGAGTTCCCGGCCTCGCTGCCGTCGATGTTCGCAGGGCTGCGCATCGGCGCGACGCTCGCCGTGGTCGGCGTCGTGGTCGGCGAGCTGGTCGGCGGCAATTCGGGCATCGGCTTCCTCCTGAGCTTCGGGGAAGGCCAGGCCAATACGCCCATGGTGTTCGTCGCGATCATCCTCCTGACGGTGATCGGCGGCTTTGCCTATCTGATGGTGGTCTTGGCCGAGCGGCGGGTGCTGCACTACTTGCCGGCTCCGGTGTTCGGGGGGCTGTAG
- a CDS encoding NitT/TauT family transport system ATP-binding protein, producing MLRLEFRNLTMQFIKAAGKGAAGAASERMTAIEDVSFSVADGEIVSLIGPSGCGKSTLLNIGAGLVAPTGGRAFVDGEPIAGPNAHVAFMLQKDLLLPWRSIAENVMLGMEIHGRDLGFARRRARDLLVSFGLADFEGQYPHQLSGGMRQRAALARTLAVDPSVLLLDEPFSAVDAQTRMVLQQELARSLRRAGKTALLITHDLVEAVILSDRVLVMSQRPGHIIDEIAIEIGSRDNPIARRRDPKVSSYVSVLMDRLGIGEAVGERDEPGARVPA from the coding sequence ATGTTGCGGCTCGAATTCCGAAACCTCACCATGCAGTTTATCAAGGCCGCCGGGAAGGGGGCCGCGGGCGCTGCGTCGGAGCGCATGACGGCGATCGAGGATGTGAGCTTTTCGGTCGCCGATGGCGAGATCGTCTCGCTGATCGGTCCGAGCGGCTGCGGCAAGAGCACGCTCCTCAATATCGGTGCCGGTCTCGTGGCGCCGACCGGCGGGCGCGCTTTCGTGGACGGCGAGCCTATAGCCGGCCCGAACGCCCATGTGGCCTTCATGCTGCAGAAGGATCTGCTCTTGCCCTGGCGCAGCATCGCCGAGAATGTGATGCTCGGCATGGAGATCCATGGCCGCGACCTCGGCTTTGCCAGGCGCAGGGCGCGCGATCTGCTGGTGAGCTTCGGGCTCGCCGATTTCGAGGGCCAATATCCGCATCAATTATCGGGCGGCATGCGCCAACGCGCGGCGCTGGCGCGCACCCTTGCGGTCGACCCGTCGGTGCTGCTGCTCGACGAGCCCTTCTCGGCCGTCGATGCCCAGACGCGCATGGTGCTGCAGCAGGAGCTGGCGCGGAGCCTGCGGCGCGCCGGCAAGACGGCGCTGCTCATCACCCATGACCTCGTCGAGGCCGTCATCCTGTCGGACCGCGTGCTGGTGATGAGCCAGCGCCCCGGCCACATCATCGATGAGATCGCCATCGAGATCGGCAGCCGCGACAACCCGATCGCCAGGCGCCGCGACCCCAAGGTCTCCTCCTATGTCTCGGTGCTGATGGACCGGCTCGGCATCGGCGAGGCGGTGGGCGAGCGGGACGAGCCGGGCGCGCGGGTGCCCGCATGA
- a CDS encoding NitT/TauT family transport system substrate-binding protein, which yields MTRDKAAGQASGQALGAAGGLARIGVRRALAAALIFAFALASAGVEAGESVTYLFPAPPLLPAFGPLQIAKGKGYFTEAGLDVEFAVGRGGVDVAKQVGAGNAALGGIVADSPIIVRGNGVPVKVVAVFGGKGFMQTVVRADAGIDKPADLKGKTLTVMSYQDTTFYALLGLLASVGLKQDDVNIQAAGPTGVWQSVASGTSVGMAGIPDWIPPVEAAGVKVKIIQTDDYFPHMAQAIAVSDQTIKERPEMVRKFVHAALRGMKDIMDDPDKAAVDFVSFVPEWKGKETQVRDAFRYYAKLVYVGQKRLGEVDVERLGKLQDFYLANGIIQKKTPLDELYTNAFIE from the coding sequence ATGACCCGTGACAAGGCTGCAGGACAGGCCTCAGGACAGGCGTTAGGGGCCGCGGGAGGTTTGGCCCGCATCGGCGTGCGGCGCGCGCTCGCCGCCGCGCTCATTTTCGCCTTCGCTCTCGCTTCCGCCGGCGTCGAAGCCGGCGAAAGCGTCACTTATCTGTTCCCGGCGCCGCCGCTGCTGCCGGCCTTCGGCCCGCTGCAGATCGCCAAGGGCAAGGGCTATTTCACCGAGGCCGGCCTCGATGTCGAGTTCGCGGTCGGCCGTGGCGGCGTCGATGTGGCGAAGCAAGTGGGCGCCGGCAATGCGGCGCTCGGCGGCATCGTCGCCGACAGCCCCATCATCGTGCGCGGCAATGGCGTGCCGGTGAAGGTGGTCGCGGTGTTCGGCGGCAAGGGCTTCATGCAGACCGTGGTGCGCGCCGATGCCGGCATCGACAAGCCGGCCGATCTGAAAGGCAAGACGCTGACCGTGATGTCCTATCAGGACACCACCTTCTATGCGCTGCTCGGCTTGCTGGCGAGCGTCGGCTTGAAGCAGGACGACGTCAACATCCAGGCGGCCGGCCCGACGGGCGTCTGGCAATCGGTGGCGAGCGGCACTTCGGTCGGGATGGCCGGCATTCCCGACTGGATACCGCCGGTCGAGGCGGCGGGCGTCAAGGTCAAGATCATCCAGACCGATGATTACTTCCCGCATATGGCGCAGGCCATCGCGGTCTCCGACCAGACCATCAAGGAGCGGCCCGAGATGGTGCGCAAATTCGTGCACGCGGCCTTGCGCGGCATGAAGGACATCATGGACGATCCCGACAAGGCGGCCGTGGATTTCGTGAGCTTCGTGCCCGAATGGAAGGGCAAGGAGACGCAGGTCCGGGACGCCTTCCGCTATTACGCCAAGCTCGTCTATGTCGGGCAGAAGCGGCTCGGCGAAGTCGATGTCGAAAGGCTCGGCAAACTGCAGGATTTCTATCTCGCCAACGGCATCATCCAGAAGAAGACCCCGCTCGACGAGCTCTACACGAACGCCTTCATCGAATAG
- a CDS encoding sulfate thiol esterase SoxB, which yields MEKRRSGALQPDRRDLLRLMAMASFAGLAPSIIPGIGKAVAEDDLYGAARFGNARILHLTDTHAQLKPVHFREPSVNIGVASMQGKPPHLVGRAFLERFGIEAGGRLAHAFTFLDFEDAARRFGRLGGFAHLKTLIDRLRSEAPGGRALLLDGGDLLQGSGLAQLMQGADMVEAANLLGVEALTGHWEFTYGEEVLRQHLAKFKGEFLAQNVYLTEEAAFNDAPAFDAASGRVFKPATIKEMGGYRVAVIGQAFPYVPIAHPKRFVPDWTFGIRDAELQKLVDELREAEKVDAVLLLSHNGMDVDLKLASRVTGIDVILGGHTHDAVPQPIAVANARGKTLVTNAGSNGKFLAVLDLDIGKGAVKDVRYRLLPVYADLLKPDPEMAALIERLHAPHAGFLGQKLSMAARLLYRRGNFNGSMDEVICGALRSELDAEIALSPGFRWGTTILPGDEITMEEALAETATTYSQVYVQSMTGEALKSVLEDVCDNLFNADPYYQQGGDMVRVGGLRYSCAPLEPSGQRISGMTLDDGRRIEAGKSYRVAGWASVNEQQGREASEILANHLRHMKSVEPSRVESVRVTGVTGNPGFAVQG from the coding sequence ATGGAAAAGCGCAGAAGCGGCGCGCTGCAGCCCGATCGCCGCGACCTGCTGCGACTGATGGCCATGGCGAGCTTCGCAGGCCTCGCGCCCTCCATCATTCCCGGCATCGGCAAGGCCGTTGCGGAGGACGATCTCTACGGTGCGGCCCGTTTCGGCAATGCGCGCATCCTGCACCTGACCGACACGCATGCGCAGCTCAAGCCCGTCCATTTCCGCGAGCCGAGCGTCAATATCGGCGTCGCGTCGATGCAGGGGAAGCCGCCGCATCTCGTGGGGCGGGCCTTCCTCGAGCGCTTCGGCATCGAGGCGGGCGGTCGCCTGGCGCATGCCTTCACTTTCCTGGATTTCGAGGACGCGGCCAGGCGCTTCGGACGCCTCGGCGGCTTCGCCCATCTCAAGACGCTCATCGACCGCTTGCGCAGCGAGGCGCCGGGCGGCCGGGCGCTCCTCCTCGATGGCGGCGATCTGCTGCAGGGAAGCGGTCTCGCTCAGCTCATGCAGGGCGCCGACATGGTGGAGGCTGCCAATCTCCTCGGCGTCGAGGCGCTGACCGGCCATTGGGAATTCACCTATGGCGAGGAGGTGCTGCGGCAGCACCTCGCGAAGTTCAAGGGCGAGTTCCTGGCCCAGAACGTCTATCTCACCGAGGAAGCCGCCTTCAACGACGCGCCGGCCTTCGATGCGGCGTCGGGCCGGGTGTTCAAGCCCGCGACCATCAAGGAGATGGGCGGCTATCGCGTCGCCGTGATCGGCCAGGCCTTTCCTTATGTTCCCATTGCCCATCCGAAGCGCTTCGTGCCCGATTGGACCTTCGGCATCCGCGATGCCGAGTTGCAGAAGCTCGTCGACGAGCTGCGCGAGGCCGAGAAGGTCGATGCGGTGCTGCTGCTGTCGCATAACGGCATGGATGTCGACCTCAAGCTCGCCTCCCGGGTCACGGGCATCGATGTCATTCTGGGTGGCCATACGCATGACGCAGTGCCGCAACCCATCGCGGTCGCCAATGCGCGCGGCAAGACGCTGGTGACCAATGCTGGCTCGAACGGCAAGTTTCTCGCGGTCCTCGATCTCGACATCGGCAAGGGTGCCGTGAAGGATGTTCGATACCGGCTGTTGCCGGTCTATGCCGATCTGCTGAAACCCGACCCGGAGATGGCGGCGCTGATCGAGCGGTTGCACGCCCCGCATGCCGGTTTCCTCGGACAGAAGCTCTCGATGGCCGCCCGCCTGCTCTATCGTCGAGGCAATTTCAACGGCAGCATGGACGAGGTGATCTGCGGCGCGTTGCGCAGCGAGCTCGACGCCGAGATCGCCCTGTCGCCGGGTTTCCGCTGGGGCACGACCATCCTGCCCGGCGATGAGATCACCATGGAGGAGGCGCTGGCCGAAACGGCAACGACCTATTCGCAGGTCTATGTGCAGAGCATGACGGGGGAGGCGCTCAAGAGTGTCCTCGAAGATGTCTGCGACAACCTCTTCAATGCCGATCCCTATTACCAGCAGGGCGGCGACATGGTGCGCGTGGGCGGGTTGCGCTACAGCTGTGCTCCGCTGGAGCCGAGCGGTCAGCGGATTTCCGGCATGACCCTCGATGACGGGCGCAGGATCGAAGCCGGCAAGAGCTATCGGGTCGCAGGATGGGCGTCGGTGAACGAGCAGCAGGGCAGGGAGGCCTCCGAGATTCTCGCGAACCATCTGCGCCACATGAAAAGCGTCGAGCCGTCGCGGGTGGAGAGCGTGCGGGTGACGGGCGTCACCGGCAATCCGGGCTTTGCGGTGCAGGGCTGA
- a CDS encoding SoxXA-binding protein SoxK translates to MKVRMALSLALAMLLAATLAVRAGGEDDFKTVYAAAETANRQAGLLKNQWPATAEALAAAKKAASAGEFDQALALARNAEALAQASIAQSKLEAQAWTAAELR, encoded by the coding sequence GTGAAAGTCAGAATGGCTCTGTCCTTGGCGCTCGCCATGCTGCTTGCGGCAACACTTGCCGTCCGCGCCGGCGGCGAAGACGACTTCAAGACCGTCTACGCGGCGGCCGAGACGGCCAATCGCCAGGCGGGCTTGCTCAAGAACCAATGGCCGGCGACCGCGGAGGCACTCGCCGCGGCGAAGAAGGCTGCGTCCGCCGGTGAATTCGATCAGGCCCTCGCCCTCGCCAGGAATGCCGAAGCGCTCGCGCAGGCATCGATCGCGCAGTCCAAGCTCGAGGCGCAAGCCTGGACAGCGGCCGAGCTACGCTGA
- a CDS encoding diheme cytochrome SoxA (sulfur oxidation): protein MPRSRWLVVAVPYLIAALCLGGFQAAGAAGLSDPDADLKAFRAYYVERFPSVPLNDFVNGPYSMNADMRKQWVEKEEFPPYDFALDAGKELFETPFKNGKTYADCFPDKGIGVRQNYPVFDEKAGEVVTLELAINRCREVNGEAAYSYTKDEMADVTAYMAFTSRGKPFAITIPNNPRAREAYDKGKQYFYTRRGQLNFSCASCHVQNPGERMRGEMLAPGLGILAAMPIYRSEWGGMGTISRRFITCNSQVRSTPLEPQDELYRDVEYYLSFMSNGLPISGPGSRP, encoded by the coding sequence ATGCCGCGCTCACGCTGGCTCGTCGTTGCCGTGCCGTACCTCATTGCTGCGCTTTGCTTGGGCGGATTTCAGGCTGCGGGGGCAGCGGGCTTGTCTGATCCCGACGCCGATCTGAAGGCATTCCGCGCCTATTACGTCGAGCGCTTCCCGTCCGTGCCGTTGAACGACTTCGTCAACGGGCCCTATTCGATGAATGCCGATATGCGCAAGCAGTGGGTGGAGAAAGAGGAGTTCCCGCCCTATGATTTCGCGCTCGACGCCGGCAAGGAGCTGTTCGAGACGCCGTTCAAGAACGGCAAGACCTATGCGGATTGCTTTCCCGACAAGGGCATCGGGGTGCGCCAGAACTATCCCGTTTTCGACGAGAAGGCCGGAGAGGTCGTGACCTTGGAGCTTGCCATCAATCGCTGCCGCGAGGTGAATGGCGAGGCGGCTTATTCCTACACCAAGGACGAGATGGCAGACGTGACCGCCTATATGGCTTTCACCTCGCGCGGCAAACCTTTTGCGATCACGATCCCGAACAACCCTCGCGCCCGCGAAGCCTATGACAAGGGCAAGCAGTATTTCTATACGCGGCGCGGCCAGCTCAATTTCTCCTGCGCGAGCTGCCATGTGCAGAATCCGGGGGAGCGTATGCGCGGCGAAATGCTCGCGCCGGGGCTCGGCATCCTGGCGGCGATGCCGATCTATCGCTCCGAATGGGGCGGGATGGGCACGATCAGCCGCCGCTTCATCACCTGCAACAGCCAGGTGCGCTCAACGCCGCTCGAGCCGCAAGACGAGCTCTATCGCGACGTTGAATATTATCTGTCCTTCATGAGCAACGGGCTGCCGATCTCCGGCCCCGGCTCGCGTCCGTGA